The window gttttaatgcaCCATTTATCAatctgcattatttttatttacattcttTCACGCCTTGTGATTGACATTCAGTTTAATATGGATTATTCTTGGTGTGCTCCATAATAGCCATCAATGCAAGCCAGGTCTCTTCAGCAGTAGGGATGATTTGATTGGCCGGCAGGATGAAACCATAGCGACCAGTGTCTCTCAGTTCAAAGGTGTAAGAATACTTGATGCCCTGGTTGTAGGTCCAGTCGATGGTGCCTCCACTAGCTTGGTCTAAAAATAGTGAAAATGTTAGCAAAGAAACCACAAAATGGtactaaacatttttttacagaagtTTATAGTAAGGCCCATTCCATTAAACTTACAGATGGTGGTAATGATGCTGCCATACGTGTAGCGAGTGTTATACAAAGACTGCAGTGCAGTGACGGCCTTTCTGGCAAGCTCATGCTGAAAAGACAATACAAAAACCATTTATAATGTGCTCATCATATACAAGCCGTTCAGTATAATCAAAACTATATGTTTCTAACATGCATACCAGTTCTTCTTTGTCTTTAACAGCAGTGTACGTGTATCCATATGGATAGAGGAGCATTTGGGAATAGCTGTGAATGGACACAAAAGCCTTGATGTTGCCATGAGATTTCACAAATTCCACAATGGCTTTGACCTCTGGTTCAGAGTGAGCGCTGGGTCCACGGTAGGTCTCAGAGCAGGGATTGCTACTAGCACCAGCACCTATAGATGAAACACAAATCAAATTAAGAACCTATTAAATactattttacatttcacaaaccCATGCATTCCCAAAAGCATCTTACCTCCAAAGCCAGCGTCCCAATTCCTGTTGGGGTCAACTCCAACACAGCTGGAGCCAGAGTTTGGCTTTCTGGTTTTACGCCACATACGATTCTTAACAACACAAACAACCATGTATTACAATTGCAGAGGGTGAGAATTggttatatataatataaatagtTCTGTTTCTAAATCTTACAGTGGAATGGGTGTAAGCGAAGCCATCAGGGTTGGTGACGATCTCCAAGAAGATGTCATAGTTGTTAAGGATGTCTGTAAGGGCGGGGTCTTTTCCGTAGTCAGTTACAATCTGCGCAAAGAAGATGAGTATGCGagatttaatatatttatactaaCTATTTATTTACTTCACATCTAAAAATCACTAACCTTTTTGGCAAACCAGACTCCACTGGCCTGTGTGACCCATTCTCTGGAGTGAATGCCAGTGTCAAACCAGATACCAGGACGGTTTGCTCCTGTGCTGAACTGTGTGAGACAACTTGAGTTAAAAATGGAAATATGGACTACATTTTATTACACACCTTTTCAAAtctgatataaaataaattcatggCTAAAAACATCcaccgtaaaaaaaaaatatgcagcattgttattaaatcaacacatatttttatgttactttaacttaaaaaaatgtgattttataaattatgccaacttttcacaagccaaaacttagtaggttgaattgacttgcaaaaccaagttgttttaacatcaTGAAATGAATGAGTAAGTTAATAATTATACCTAGTGAGTTAAGATTGGTATACTATACTATAGTATTATGACTTACCTTCAGAACGATCAAAGGGCGACCCTCATAGCTCTTACCAATTTCAATTTGGCTAACCAGATCACTGTTCTCTGCCTCGAGCATATTCATGAATATGAGAATCTGAAACCAGCATAGATGACCAAATTACTGAATTGTACTTTATTATGAAAAATACACATAGAAATTAATTAAAAGCATCAgttaaacatgcaaaatatGTTAATACAATAATACTTCTTAAGTAAACAAGACGCCATGTTTTTCAatgtaatttaataaagttaattatacactcaaaaaaatgaagggttgggtttaattaaaaaaatgatgtcaaCAGGTTCCACGCAATTTGTTTAAGTAGTCTCAAACAATAATTTAGTTCATTTATAAAAGAAGTTTAAGTAAATTCAACAAACCTTAGTAGagtcaataaataaaaattaggtTAATtgtacataaacatttttattaatgataacaaaaattTTGAATAATGCCATTTTATAAACTTCACCCCCTTTAATTAGGATTTAATACGTCCATAACACAGAATCAATCAATAAAAGTGCAGCTGCTCAATACAATTTATCAAATtatcacaaacatatttgaaatgCAATGTTGCATTCCAAACCGTTTGTTTGATTTGTTCTAAAATATATCAGAACAAGTTAATTAACTCATACTTGTGCTACACTTCTGCAAGAGGGAACAACAATTCTGCCAGAACAattacccataatacactgcaaaatcctcagccaatgagatgcaagtctgtattggttttattaatctgttactttaTGCAACAATTTTATGTTGGctgaaaaaataagttttaagtaaagctgacaagacacacttttttgttgaatgaactagattaaattaagttcacattgttaaatagattttttttgttatcacaacatgaaagaattaagtaaaattggcaaaagcgaaagttaatatttttttaatgatgaaTTAAAGTTGTGCTCCACTTACACCATTGAAATCAGAGTACTGACTGTAGATGTAGTCATCAGTACTAACACGAGGACGAGAATCCATCAATTGATGTTGTTCTTCATCAAGCAAATCCTTATGGAGGAAGGAGAAAACCATAAAATcaagtaaaaaatttaaaatccATTATCTTCAAATGAGTTGTGCAAATAATACATATATCAAGAAGGATTTAATGTGGCAGAACTTCAATGAGTGTTGACTGAAAGCTAACAAAAGTTGAGATGAGATCAAATTTAcattcaaaatatatattttttagcttTGGATAAGCTCTCACCTGGACATCCTCGATCATAACACGATATTGGATGTGATTGTATGCCAGGAAAGCCCTGACAGCCTGGAGGCTGTTGAAAGGAACACGGACATCCACAGGTAGAGACTCATGAACCGGCCCCATCCAAAAATCCAGCTTAACACAAAATATggaaattataaattataaacttGTTTAAGTAATTCCAGCAGATCTCTGGGTTTCACAAAGACTTACCCCAAGATGTTCCTGTTCAGCGAGCTCCTTCAGGAGATTGATTTGAACTTCATCTTGTGCAGTGATCCGAAGAACTTGATGTCTGCAGAAACATCAACATGATATATGAAGGTGGTAGACTCATCTGTGGCTTTAGTAAAATGTAAAAGCTGCTctactaaaaatatttaattggtaacacctaaaaattcaattaaaaaatgttggaattgaagtgaaatttaaaaaaaaagactttaattggtaaaacctaaaatatttatttaagcaTTTTCATCTTACATTTTTCACTTAGGAGCAGTTTAGCCTAgacccagactaaaatgcatgtttgagctgccttaatttaaaaacgtatctcatgtatcttaaaaaaatatcaatGCCATTTTGTCTTAATATGCACACCTAAAGttattttgtaaggtatgtaTATTTGTAagaactttttaaatgttttgatttaactaaggcctagtcctggagcAATCTAAACTCTGTCTGGGACATTACCCCTTAGTGAGAGAAGTTGGAAAAACATTCCCATTTTTTCccatttaactaaggcctagtcctggagcaatctaaaccctgtctgggacaTTGCCCTTTAGTGAGAAAAGTTGGAAAAAAATTCCCATTTT is drawn from Misgurnus anguillicaudatus chromosome 6, ASM2758022v2, whole genome shotgun sequence and contains these coding sequences:
- the LOC129433072 gene encoding carboxypeptidase A1, with the translated sequence MKGLLVLVGLFVAVYGKVTFEGHQVLRITAQDEVQINLLKELAEQEHLGLDFWMGPVHESLPVDVRVPFNSLQAVRAFLAYNHIQYRVMIEDVQDLLDEEQHQLMDSRPRVSTDDYIYSQYSDFNGILIFMNMLEAENSDLVSQIEIGKSYEGRPLIVLKFSTGANRPGIWFDTGIHSREWVTQASGVWFAKKIVTDYGKDPALTDILNNYDIFLEIVTNPDGFAYTHSTNRMWRKTRKPNSGSSCVGVDPNRNWDAGFGGAGASSNPCSETYRGPSAHSEPEVKAIVEFVKSHGNIKAFVSIHSYSQMLLYPYGYTYTAVKDKEELHELARKAVTALQSLYNTRYTYGSIITTIYQASGGTIDWTYNQGIKYSYTFELRDTGRYGFILPANQIIPTAEETWLALMAIMEHTKNNPY